One region of Culex pipiens pallens isolate TS chromosome 2, TS_CPP_V2, whole genome shotgun sequence genomic DNA includes:
- the LOC120420846 gene encoding uncharacterized protein LOC120420846 yields MRVRNIKDGVVINESSGDEDNTSDVLLPIGGGPQDGADWLFVENNAPGPTLPEENGLDEVDNVEEANIEEDKKESFTEKLVSNMLNFCLDESEKEDNDEAGPSGLQEGVETKPEAGKILNIDEEEPVSDAQPEEDLKMSTYSDDEVLPAGDWKESAETFLPEFIIQGPSTSNDNRKIGLNKPTPLSTDCLKLRTKLVSYDGQYIKAHPNLPTKGELAYSGRFRSGSVEFKLHRESALLTSGLSYVARVELNQISALDQATCFREAREILWKNIKIVKVLLDDDLQESKKAKNDFETVMNEVCGETITNLQNAEDLLQLHNIVLKCKNNAGKMMSAINENKYLSTRLKNIISQHAEKENKMNVRNYVFSSLSSFFGRPQSNWTDTLKNCTREGVRMHKTKLLEKCPTAMKKDLAKMPEKQLLFVAANDLKLFADIINALDKNIFKPILPILMKRCFKKITNIKEDHLRNVVPVTNHIYFFLCKSLLELANEVKGKAKIEQLLEYDDNEWKMCDISGWKPDSTLDSCLKQQLGLLLNLVNHFEPGKYVPNNRFQYTFKVFRDLEPTEEMQLVIQQTNRALGNSWEVEDNTVLPDELHVWICLLDDTIAHVFAKDQKNMQMFTCLLKLYMNFCLSGNFKRDSLESLRVITHNTLRYVAQAGPFICTDNTIDNDILLKQVGFMNSAILENRMAFNDYRDLIEVFTAYWKQRNEVISNISTKLPGDYFKKDVQEIQTNLLQCMSQALDKKVELVEFISFCRVYDEFLIDLHDIPLNWYVRMPGEEQIDIFLMSKVLLLVDNKWKDSDLKCYQVTNVKKFSQLYQVLNEEAEVPKHYLVDTIKTLLGYINELAAKPTWTDGSTLTESNQIGAMNLLITSVRSSLMYFKEQPDYLSFNRFLEESTMPFLTVIKESVSFADFKKRVLLIKESFWYIRNMNAINIDKALELCRAGNNEDFDEGFLREGYAKYVNQFEEYMKIYSDLECDDKIAKIVSDVEGKVEAVLTSQWTLEFKQNKLPQILAGLSAVWALSTSKDVASTGQYLKPHCIQILCVLRLLSADSDKGGVKKHLAQVLTGQGKSLILGLTATILALFGHSVQIMCYSEYLAKRDSEDFEEFYEYFSVEENIEYETFAEVATKQLANVAGNAENYILQCLGMPKVRNHSKSMDAGNFKKKVLLIDEVDVFFTEKFYGKSYSQVICPKLPGLTLIQDKIWDLIMKGNWSAGFIKRKIKEFEGYSDHPEMKKLVEFINQPACYTLLEAAGEDLEEKTYTNKSLYITHLDKMISTALDVNQRVIDDPFLNRFRLNSDGNITCRTSLGKYCDRTKAGYYNAFIYLKLTRGCSNPESDNYGYMMLDTGSISYAKLPENYPLILGVTGTLTTLNEYEQKAVKDHYQILNSSVMPSFFGGSNLKFNKFSNFVCYETENDWMNAIFSNINATINKKRSVLVFFETDIKINAFKKEFSSQLDRLNVLTADTGEDDMEVFINDAGVAKTVTLATRDMGRGVDYKSSVAVEKNGGIHVIQTFFSYDLKEETQIKGRTARKDNLGSYELIICIEHLRKLNLVTDEIKYFSVNYDMLARSRKQLMNKEGATKDTQINQALERHNKTIDFFKKIGGI; encoded by the coding sequence ATGCGCGTTCGCAACATCAAGGATGGTGTCGTGATCAACGAATCCAGCGGGGACGAGGACAACACTTCCGATGTCCTGCTGCCAATTGGGGGAGGTCCCCAGGATGGAGCTGACTGGCTGTTTGTCGAAAACAATGCCCCTGGGCCAACTTTGCCAGAAGAGAATGGGCTAGATGAGGTGGACAATGTTGAAGAGGCAAACATAGAGGAGGACAAAAAGGAATCATTCACGGAGAAACTGGTGTCAAACATGCTGaacttttgtttggatgaaTCCGAGAAGGAAGATAACGACGAAGCTGGCCCTAGTGGACTGCAAGAAGGGGTAGAAACAAAACCAGAAGCAggtaaaatattaaacattgaTGAAGAAGAACCGGTTTCCGATGCACAACCCGAGGAAGacttaaaaatgtcaacgtATTCGGACGATGAAGTGCTTCCAGCTGGAGATTGGAAAGAATCAGCAGAAACCTTTCTTCCGGAGTTTATCATTCAGGGGCCTTCTACGAGCAATGATAACCGAAAGATAGGTTTAAATAAGCCCACTCCACTGTCTACTGACTGCTTAAAGCTTAGAACAAAACTTGTAAGCTACGATGGACAATATATCAAGGCTCACCCGAACTTGCCGACAAAAGGCGAACTTGCCTACTCCGGTAGGTTCAGATCTGGTTCGGTGGAATTCAAGCTGCACCGAGAAAGCGCGCTGTTGACCTCAGGTTTGAGCTATGTAGCACGAGTTGAACTAAACCAAATTAGTGCGCTGGATCAGGCCACTTGTTTCCGCGAGGCACGCGAGATTTTGTggaagaatattaaaattgttaaagTTTTGCTCGACGATGATTTGCAAGAGAGCAAGaaagctaaaaatgattttgaaaccgTCATGAACGAGGTTTGCGGTGAAACTATAACCAACCTGCAGAACGCAGAAGATTTGCTGCAACTTCACAACATTGTACTAAAATGTAAGAATAACGCAGGCAAAATGATGTCAGCCATCAACGAAAACAAATACCTCTCTACTCGACTTAAGAACATAATCTCGCAGCACGCTGAAAAAGAGAACAAGATGAACGTCAGGAATTACGTGTTCAGTTCTCTAAGTAGCTTCTTCGGACGACCGCAATCTAATTGGACGGATACTCTCAAGAATTGCACCCGAGAAGGTGTACGGATGCATAAAACAAAGCTGCTTGAGAAATGTCCAACAGCTATGAAGAAGGATTTAGCCAAGATGCCGGAAAAACAGCTTCTTTTCGTAGCCGCAAACGATTTGAAACTTTTCGCTGACATAATCAACGCACTGgataagaatattttcaaaccaattttacccattctcatgaaaagatgtttcaaGAAAATAACAAACATCAAGGAAGACCACCTGCGCAACGTAGTACCAGTAACGAACCATATTTACTTCTTCCTGTGCAAGAGTTTGCTCGAGCTTGCAAATGAAGTGAAAGGCAAAGCCAAAATCGAACAATTGTTAGAATATGACGACAATGAATGGAAAATGTGTGATATTTCCGGATGGAAACCGGACTCAACACTGGATTCATGCCTCAAACAACAACTTGGACTGCTGTTGAATTTGGTCAATCATTTCGAGCCTGGAAAATACGTGCCAAATAATCGCTTTCAGTACACATTCAAAGTATTCCGTGACTTGGAGCCAACCGAAGAGATGCAACTCGTCATTCAGCAGACCAACAGAGCCCTCGGAAACAGCTGGGAAGTTGAGGATAATACAGTACTACCGGACGAACTGCACGTTTGGATTTGTCTGCTAGATGACACCATAGCTCATGTATTTGCCAAAGATCAGAAAAATATGCAAATGTTCACCTGTCTGCTGAAGCTGTACATGAACTTTTGTCTTTCTGGAAACTTTAAGCGAGATTCGCTGGAGTCACTTCGAGTGATCACTCACAACACACTACGTTACGTCGCCCAGGCTGGTCCGTTCATCTGTACTGATAACACCATCGATAATGACATCCTGCTGAAGCAGGTCGGATTTATGAACAGTGCCATCCTCGAGAACCGGATGGCGTTCAACGATTACCGAGATCTGATTGAAGTTTTTACCGCTTACTGGAAGCAACGCAACgaagtaatttcaaatatttcaactaAACTTCCTGGAGACTATTTCAAAAAAGatgttcaagaaattcaaaccAATCTGCTACAATGCATGAGTCAGGCATTGGACAAAAAGGTTGAGCTGGTCGAGTTTATCAGCTTTTGTCGCGTATACGACGAGTTTCTTATTGATCTTCACGACATTCCGTTGAATTGGTACGTAAGAATGCCTGGTGAGGAGCAAATTGATATTTTCCTCATGAGCAAGGTTCTGCTTTTGGTGGATAACAAGTGGAAGGACAGTGACTTGAAGTGCTACCAGGTTACGAACGTGAAAAAGTTTTCCCAACTGTACCAAGTGTTGAACGAAGAGGCAGAGGTCCCCAAGCACTATCTGGTCGATACCATAAAAACCTTACTCGGGTACATCAACGAACTGGCAGCGAAACCAACATGGACCGATGGAAGCACTCTTACCGAAAGCAACCAGATTGGAGCGATGAATCTGTTGATTACTTCGGTTAGAAGTTCGTTGATGTATTTCAAAGAACAACCGGACTACCTCTCCTTCAATCGATTTTTGGAGGAAAGTACCATGCCGTTTTTGACCGTGATCAAAGAAAGTGTATCGTTTGCGGACTTTAAGAAGCGAGTTCTGCTGATTAAGGAATCGTTCTGGTATATTCGCAACATGAACGCGATCAACATTGACAAAGCGCTTGAGCTGTGTCGAGCCGGCAACAACGAAGACTTTGACGAAGGATTTTTGCGTGAAGGTTACGCCAAATACGTGAATCAGTTTGAAGAGTACATGAAGATATATTCGGATCTTGAATGCGATGACAAGATCGCCAAGATCGTGAGCGATGTTGAAGGTAAAGTAGAGGCAGTTCTGACCTCGCAATGGACGCTGGAGTTTAAGCAAAACAAGCTGCCACAGATATTGGCAGGACTGTCGGCGGTTTGGGCGCTGAGCACATCGAAGGATGTCGCCAGCACGGGTCAATATCTAAAGCCGCACTGCATACAGATATTGTGCGTTTTGCGACTGCTTAGCGCAGACAGCGACAAAGGTGGCGTCAAGAAGCATCTGGCACAGGTGCTGACCGGACAGGGCAAATCCCTCATCCTTGGACTAACCGCAACCATTCTAGCTCTGTTTGGCCACTCGGTTCAGATCATGTGCTACAGCGAGTATCTGGCGAAGAGGGATTCAGAGGATTTTGAAGAGTTTTATGAGTACTTTTCGGTGGAAGAAAATATAGAGTACGAAACATTCGCTGAAGTAGCCACGAAGCAACTAGCAAATGTTGCTGGAAATGCCGAGAATTACATTTTGCAGTGTCTGGGAATGCCAAAGGTACGAAACCATAGTAAATCGATGGACGCTGGTAACTTCAAGAAGAAGGTTCTGCTGATCGACGAGGTGGACGTGTTTTTCACTGAAAAATTCTATGGTAAATCGTACAGTCAAGTGATTTGCCCGAAACTTCCGGGCTTGACGTTGATTCAAGATAAGATTTGGGATCTGATTATGAAGGGAAATTGGAGCGCAGGGTTCATCAAACGGAAGATTAAGGAGTTTGAGGGGTACAGTGACCACCCAGAAATGAAAAAGTTGGTGGAATTTATCAATCAGCCGGCATGTTATACTCTGCTTGAAGCTGCTGGAGAGGATTTGGAAGAGAAAACTTACACCAACAAATCCTTGTACATCACTCATTTGGATAAGATGATTTCAACGGCGCTGGATGTCAATCAAAGAGTTATTGACGATCCCTTCCTGAACAGATTCCGACTGAATTCCGACGGAAACATAACTTGTAGAACTTCACTCGGCAAGTACTGTGATCGTACAAAAGCTGGTTATTACAATGCGTTCATCTACTTGAAGCTGACCAGAGGTTGTTCCAACCCAGAGAGTGATAACTACGGATACATGATGCTCGACACCGGAAGCATTTCGTACGCAAAACTGCCCGAAAACTATCCACTGATCCTTGGAGTTACCGGAACTCTCACAACTCTCAACGAGTACGAGCAGAAGGCGGTGAAAGATCACTATCAAATACTAAACTCGTCAGTCATGCCATCGTTCTTCGGTGGTTCCAACCTTAAATTCAACAAGTTCAGTAACTTTGTCTGCTACGAAACGGAAAATGACTGGATGAACGCCATCTTCTCCAACATCAACGCAACGATCAACAAGAAACGATCGGTGCTGGTGTTTTTCGAAACGGACATCAAGATCAACGCGTTCAAGAAGGAATTCTCGTCCCAGCTGGATCGGCTGAACGTTCTGACCGCCGACACCGGCGAAGACGACATGGAAGTGTTCATCAACGACGCCGGAGTGGCCAAGACGGTTACGTTGGCCACTCGTGACATGGGTCGTGGCGTGGACTACAAATCGAGCGTTGCCGTTGAGAAGAACGGAGGAATCCACGTTATTCAAACCTTTTTCTCGTATGATCTTAAGGAGGAAACGCAAATCAAGGGACGCACTGCCCGCAAGGATAACCTGGGAAGCTACGAGCTGATCATTTGCATTGAACATCTGCGCAAGCTAAATTTAGTTACCGATGAGATCAAGTACTTTTCGGTTAATTACGACATGCTGGCGCGTTCCAGGAAGCAGTTGATGAACAAGGAGGGCGCCACCAAGGATACGCAGATCAACCAAGCACTGGAGCGTCACAACAAGACcattgattttttcaagaaaattggtggaatataa
- the LOC120420834 gene encoding uncharacterized protein LOC120420834 — MRPVVILAGIFSVFCLLQTCHGAAEGVKYANKDLLVKQKFFFEILRNIYQPLEFEEYLPYTKSWVEDDTKYTDYAKVSEFFALFKTGFLPKGEIYTIFNYWYMKQTQLLFNFFYYSADWDTLYKNVVWARENTNEGMFMYAVTLVVLHRKDLQGVGLPAVYELNPYMFFNGDLIHDAMVKRMYDSEYGFHSVGKLNRALSNFTSKFSTNYYGEGKMAYFTEDIGMNAYYFYYMMEYINFLGGDEFGLKYDRRGELFLYMHQQLMARYNLERQSNTMDFVEMLQWNFPLKTGYNPMLRYWNGVPMRSRDSEFTLKGYDPMKLQTMLEIEQRFKRVIDLGYYTLSNGTVVSFRAPEAVDFLGNMMGGNADSIDRDYFKAYGIFARMILAQGDFYGFTSDLWPGAVMQMETSMRDPIYYQFVERALDLYWRFKSYLPPYTNDELNFPGVEIKEFSSDKLITYFEQFDADISNGLPFNYKNSQQKSTWDFRVFAHKKRINHKPFNYTLTVTSETSGKGVVRMYMGPKFTNIKQLTLLKKYFVEMDQYMVDLVAGENLIKRSTRDFYYNIRDRTTYTELYKRTMRAIKDEEPLPLDLSEAHCGWPDRLLLPKGLPNGYELTFYFVISPFRAPKVAQYSTYDATISCGAGSGSKYTDDLPFGFPFDRDLDVGSFVTKNMLFKDVLIYHFDHMGELLIVRLEKHPQSSARTGENKMRLTVAAIALCLVAVASAAYVPVDKPVTGVKYADKEFLIKQKFFFEVFRNIHLPLTFEEYKPYTKTWVSDETKYVNYKEVVEFFDYFKFGFLPKGEMYTVYNMDYMKQTYLLFNFFYNSADWDTFYKNVIWARENVNEGMFIYALTMATFQRADLKGIVLPAIYEIYPYYFFNTDMIHKALYKKLYEPKFGFASNGKYNVVYSNYTAVYPLDYFGEEKMSYFTEDIGLNAYYYYFMMDYPFFLGESKYNLFKDRRGELYFYMYQQLIARYYLERSANFMGPIEEFTWEQPIKTGYWPKLSFWNGVPFYGRYDNFVIAPKYFYKFDMIKDYEARLRQTIDKGYFYLEDGSKIDLRKPESIDYLGNLFNANPDSLDNEYFKHIEFFARNMYSNSDMFYSGSKVWPSALMQYETSMRDPFFYQLYNKFLSYYWQFKSYLPLYTFEELSFKGLEIKNVVFDKLMTYFEYFDADISNVIPSGFTGEKFWDYSIFARQKRINHKPFTYTMDVYSEFAGKGVVRMYMGPKFYDVKQLQYLKKYFVEVDQYMYDFVVGKNSIVRNSRDYYWSVRDRTTYSELYKKVMTAYKGEDKFAMDMSEAHCGFPDRLLLPKGLPSGYEMTFYFIITPYYAPKVEQFSTFDYSYSCGVGSGSKYIDTLPFGFPFDREIDFSYFFTKNMYFKDVIVYHSDDMKLNTSY, encoded by the exons ATGCGTCCGGTTGTGATCCTCGCGGGGATCTTCTCCGTGTTCTGCCTGCTGCAGACTTGCCACGGTGCAGCTGAGGGGGTTAAGTATG CGAACAAGGATCTCCTGGTGAAGCAAAAGTTCTTCTTTGAGATTCTTCGCAACATCTATCAGCCATTGGAGTTTGAGGAGTATCTGCCGTACACTAAATCTTGGGTTGAAGATGATACCAAGTACACGGATTATGCAAAGGTGTCGGAGTTCTTCGCATTGTTCAAGACGGGATTTCTTCCGAAAGGAGAGATCTacacaattttcaattattggTACATGAAGCAGACGCAGCTGTTGTTCAACTTCTTCTACTATTCCGCTGACTGGGACACGTTGTATAAAAATGTGGTTTGGGCTCGTGAGAACACCAACGAGGGAATGTTCATGTACGCGGTTACATTGGTTGTGTTGCATCGTAAAGATTTGCAAGGAGTTGGATTGCCGGCAGTGTACGAGCTGAACCCGTACATGTTCTTCAACGGAGATCTTATTCACGATGCCATGGTGAAAAGAATGTACGATTCGGAGTATGGGTTCCACTCGGTTGGCAAGCTGAACAGAGCTTTGAGCAATTTTACTTCGAAATTTTCCACTAATTACTATGGAGAAGGAAAAATGGCTTATTTCACGGAGGACATTGGAATGAACGCATACTACTTCTACTACATGATGGAATACATTAACTTCCTGGGAGGTGACGAATTCGGATTGAAATACGATCGTCGTGGAGAGCTGTTCCTGTACATGCACCAGCAGCTGATGGCTCGTTACAACCTTGAACGGCAATCAAATACGATGGACTTTGTCGAGATGTTGCAGTGGAACTTCCCCTTAAAGACCGGATACAACCCAATGCTGCGCTATTGGAACGGCGTTCCCATGCGATCCCGAGACAGCGAGTTCACCTTGAAGGGTTACGATCCGATGAAGTTGCAAACCATGCTGGAGATCGAGCAACGTTTCAAGCGGGTTATCGATCTTGGATACTACACTTTGAGCAATGGAACGGTCGTCAGCTTCCGAGCTCCAGAAGCCGTTGATTTCCTCGGAAACATGATGGGAGGAAACGCCGACAGCATTGACCGGGATTATTTTAAGGCATACGGCATATTTGCTCGCATGATCCTCGCTCAAGGAGACTTTTACGGATTCACGTCCGATCTCTGGCCGGGTGCCGTTATGCAAATGGAAACATCAATGCGCGATCCAATCTACTACCAATTCGTGGAACGTGCGCTTGATCTTTACTGGCGTTTCAAATCCTACCTGCCACCGTACACCAACGACGAGCTGAACTTCCCTGGAGTTGAGATCAAAGAGTTTTCCAGCGACAAATTGATCACCTACTTCGAACAGTTCGACGCTGACATCAGCAACGGACTACCCTTCAACTACAAGAATTCCCAACAAAAAAGCACCTGGGATTTCCGCGTATTCGCTCACAAAAAGCGAATCAATCACAAACCGTTCAACTACACCTTAACCGTAACATCCGAAACCTCCGGCAAGGGAGTCGTCCGGATGTACATGGGACCAAAGTTCACCAACATCAAACAGCTAACCCTGCTCAAGAAGTACTTCGTCGAGATGGATCAGTACATGGTGGACCTGGTCGCCGGAGAAAATCTAATCAAGCGCAGCACACGCGACTTTTACTACAACATCCGCGATCGTACGACCTACACCGAACTGTACAAACGAACCATGCGGGCGATCAAGGACGAGGAGCCACTTCCCCTGGATCTTTCCGAAGCCCACTGTGGATGGCCGGATCGACTGCTTCTCCCCAAGGGACTCCCCAACGGATACGAGCTGACGTTCTACTTCGTGATCAGTCCGTTCCGAGCGCCGAAGGTAGCGCAGTACTCGACGTACGATGCGACGATCAGCTGTGGAGCGGGTTCCGGGTCGAAGTACACGGATGATCTTCCGTTTGGGTTCCCGTTCGATCGGGACTTGGATGTCGGTTCGTTCGTGACCAAGAATATGCTCTTCAAGGACGTGCTCATTTATCACTTTGATCATATGG GTGAA CTGCTGATCGTTCGTTTGGAAAAGCATCCTCAGAGCAGTGCTCGAACTGGAGAGAACAAGATGAGACTGACGGTTGCAGCTATCGCCCTCTGCCTGGTCGCCGTGGCCAGCGCAGCCTACGTTCCCGTGGACAAACCCGTGACCGGTGTCAAGTATG CCGACAAGGAATTTTTGATTAAGCAAAAGTTCTTCTTCGAGGTTTTCCGTAACATCCATCTGCCTCTCACGTTCGAAGAGTACAAACCGTACACCAAGACCTGGGTCAGCGATGAGACCAAGTACGTCAACTACAAGGAGGTGGTCGAGTTCTTCGACTACTTCAAGTTTGGCTTCCTGCCCAAGGGAGAGATGTACACCGTCTACAACATGGATTACATGAAGCAAACCTACCTGCTGTTCAACTTCTTCTACAACTCGGCCGATTGGGACACTTTCTACAAGAACGTCATCTGGGCCCGCGAGAATGTGAATGAAGGCATGTTCATCTATGCTCTTACCATGGCTACCTTCCAGCGCGCTGACCTCAAGGGAATCGTCCTGCCGGCCATCTACGAAATCTACCCGTACTACTTCTTTAACACCGACATGATCCACAAGGCTCTGTATAAGAAGCTGTACGAACCCAAGTTCGGTTTCGCTAGCAACGGCAAATACAACGTGGTCTACTCCAACTACACCGCTGTGTACCCATTGGACTATTTCGGCGAGGAAAAGATGAGCTACTTCACTGAGGATATCGGTCTGAACGCTTACTACTACTACTTCATGATGGACTATCCGTTCTTCCTGGGCGAATCCAAGTACAACCTGTTCAAGGACCGTCGCGGTGAGCTGTACTTCTACATGTACCAGCAGCTGATTGCTCGTTACTACCTGGAACGTTCTGCCAACTTCATGGGACCGATTGAGGAATTCACCTGGGAACAGCCCATCAAGACCGGATATTGGCCCAAGCTGAGCTTCTGGAACGGAGTGCCATTCTACGGACGTTACGATAACTTTGTCATTGCCCCGAAGTACTTCTACAAGTTCGACATGATCAAGGACTACGAAGCCCGCCTGCGCCAGACCATTGACAAGGGATACTTCTACCTGGAGGATGGATCCAAGATTGACCTGCGCAAACCCGAATCGATCGACTACCTCGGAAACCTGTTCAACGCCAACCCCGACAGCCTGGACAACGAATACTTCAAGCACATTGAATTCTTCGCCCGCAACATGTACAGCAACTCTGACATGTTCTACTCCGGATCCAAGGTTTGGCCGAGCGCTCTGATGCAGTACGAGACTTCGATGCGCGATCCCTTCTTCTATCAGCTGTACAACAAATTCCTGTCTTACTACTGGCAATTCAAGAGCTACCTGCCCCTCTACACCTTCGAGGAGCTGAGCTTCAAGGGACTCGAGATCAAGAACGTTGTTTTCGACAAGCTGATGACCTACTTTGAATACTTCGATGCTGATATCAGCAACGTCATTCCGTCTGGCTTCACCGGAGAGAAGTTCTGGGACTACTCCATCTTTGCCCGTCAGAAGCGCATCAACCACAAGCCGTTCACCTACACCATGGATGTCTACAGCGAGTTCGCCGGCAAGGGTGTTGTCCGCATGTACATGGGCCCGAAATTCTACGACGTTAAGCAGCTGCAGTACCTGAAGAAGTACTTCGTCGAGGTTGACCAGTACATGTACGACTTTGTCGTTGGCAAGAACAGCATCGTCCGCAACTCTCGCGACTACTACTGGAGCGTCCGCGACCGCACCACCTACAGCGAACTCTACAAGAAGGTCATGACCGCCTACAAGGGTGAGGACAAGTTCGCCATGGACATGTCTGAGGCCCACTGCGGTTTCCCCGATCGTCTGCTGTTGCCGAAGGGTCTGCCCAGCGGCTACGAAATGACCTTCTACTTCATCATCACCCCGTACTACGCCCCCAAGGTCGAGCAGTTCTCCACCTTCGACTACTCGTACAGCTGCGGTGTTGGATCTGGCTCCAAGTACATCGACACTCTGCCGTTCGGATTCCCCTTCGACCGCGAGATCGACTTCAGCTACTTCTTCACCAAGAACATGTACTTCAAGGATGTCATCGTGTACCACAGCGACGACATGAAGTTGAACACGTCGTACTAA